Proteins co-encoded in one Malus sylvestris chromosome 7, drMalSylv7.2, whole genome shotgun sequence genomic window:
- the LOC126630547 gene encoding pentatricopeptide repeat-containing protein At1g71460, chloroplastic-like has protein sequence MEAVTVTSPPLSLHHHCFPPSTRIAAANSNECNKHRQTFKGKALSSRRKQKTPTFEEHDAFPDSLPLHTKNPHAIYKDIQSFARRNKIEKALSILDYLDQQGIPVNVTTFSALIAACVRTRSLDHGKQIHTHIRINGLENNDFIRTKLVNMYTSFGSVDDAQKLFDESSSKNVYSWNALLRGTVIAGGKRYGDVLDTYSEMRVLGVELNVYSFSSVIKSFAGASALSQGLKTHALLVKNGFIDSAIVRTSLVDLYFKCGKIKLAHRLFEEFGDRDVVVWGAMIAGFAHNRRQREALEYVRMMVDEGIRLNSVILTSILPVIGDVGARKLGQEVHAFVVKTKSYSKQIFIQSGLIDMYCKCGDMDVGRRVFYHSKERNTICWTALMSGYVANGRPEQALRSIIWMQQEGFKPDLVTVATILPVCAELKDLKRGKEIHAYAVKNCFLPNVSIISSLMVMYSKCGIFEYSIRLFDGMENRNIILWTAMIDSYIDNGCLYEALGLVRSMVLSKHRPDSVAMARILNICNGLKNLKLGKEIHGQVLKKNFESIPFVTAEIVKMYGQCGAVDHAKSVFDAIPVKGSMTWTAIIEAYAYNNMYQEAINLFDQMRSKDFTPNHFTFQVVLSICDQAGFVDDACRIFRLMSRVYKVKVSEEQYSLIIGLLDRFGRIEEARRFTTLSSSLL, from the coding sequence ATGGAAGCTGTAACAGTAACCTCACCGCCTCTCTCTCTGCACCACCACTGCTTCCCGCCAAGCACCCGCATCGCCGCCGCAAACTCTAATGAGTGTAATAAACACCGCCAAACCTTCAAGGGGAAAGCTTTATCATCACGGCGGAAACAAAAGACTCCGACTTTCGAAGAACACGACGCGTTTCCGGACTCCTTGCCGCTCCACACGAAGAACCCACATGCCATTTACAAGGACATACAGAGCTTTGCAAGGAGAAATAAGATCGAGAAGGCCCTGAGTATCTTGGACTACTTGGACCAGCAGGGCATCCCGGTTAACGTCACCACATTCTCCGCCCTCATCGCCGCATGTGTCCGTACAAGGTCGTTGGATCACGGCAAGCAAATCCACACTCATATTCGGATTAATGGGCTCGAAAACAATGACTTTATACGCACAAAGTTGGTAAATATGTACACTAGTTTTGGGTCAGTGGATGATGCACAGAAGCTGTTTGATGAAAGTTCTAGCAAGAACGTGTACTCGTGGAATGCCTTGCTTAGAGGCACTGTCATTGCTGGTGGGAAGCGGTACGGTGATGTTCTTGATACTTATTCGGAAATGCGGGTGTTAGGGGTTGAGTTGAATGTGTATAGTTTCTCTAGTGTGATTAAGAGCTTTGCAGGTGCTTCGGCACTGTCGCAAGGTTTGAAGACGCATGCCCTTTTGGTTAAGAACGGTTTCATCGATAGCGCAATTGTTCGGACCAGTTTGGTTGATTTGTACTTTAAATGTGGCAAGATTAAGCTTGCTCACCGCTTGTTTGAAGAATTTGGTGATAGAGATGTTGTTGTATGGGGAGCCATGATTGCAGGTTTTGCGCATAATAGGCGGCAAAGGGAAGCTTTGGAGTATGTTAGGATGATGGTCGATGAAGGAATAAGGCTGAATTCGGTTATATTGACTAGTATTCTTCCTGTGATTGGGGACGTTGGGGCTCGAAAGCTAGGGCAGGAGGTTCATGCTTTTGTGGTGAAGACGAAAAGCTATTCGAAGCAGATTTTCATTCAGTCTGGCTTGATAGACATGTATTGCAAGTGTGGAGATATGGATGTGGGGCGGCGGGTTTTTTATCATTCTAAGGAGAGGAATACAATTTGCTGGACTGCTTTGATGTCGGGTTATGTTGCAAATGGGAGGCCTGAGCAGGCATTGCGATCGATCATTTGGATGCAGCAGGAAGGGTTTAAGCCAGATTTGGTCACGGTTGCCACCATCCTTCCAGTTTGTGCAGAATTGAAGGATTTGAAACGAGGGAAGGAGATACATGCATATGCTGTGAAAAATTGTTTCTTGCCCAATGTATCTataatttcttctttgatggTGATGTACTCGAAGTGTGGCATCTTTGAGTACTCCATAAGACTATTCGATGGGATGGAGAACAGAAATATTATTCTTTGGACGGCCATGATTGATTCCTATATTGACAACGGATGCCTCTACGAGGCACTTGGTCTGGTAAGGTCAATGGTCTTATCGAAGCACAGGCCAGATTCCGTTGCAATGGCAAGGATTTTGAATATTTGCAATGGCCTAAAGAATTTGAAGCTTGGGAAGGAAATTCATGGACAAGTTTTGAAGAAGAACTTTGAATCCATCCCTTTTGTTACTGCTGAAATTGTAAAAATGTATGGGCAATGTGGAGCCGTTGATCATGCAAAGTCTGTTTTCGATGCAATCCCTGTCAAGGGTTCAATGACTTGGACTGCAATCATAGAGGCTTATGCATACAATAACATGTATCAAGAAGCTATCAATCTGTTTGATCAGATGAGATCTAAAGACTTCACTCCAAACCATTTCACTTTCCAGGTGGTTCTATCTATTTGCGATCAAGCTGGATTTGTTGATGATGCTTGCCGTATCTTCCGTTTAATGTCTCGTGTGTACAAAGTTAAGGTGTCTGAGGAACAATATTCTCTAATCATTGGACTTCTTGATCGTTTTGGCCGCATTGAGGAGGCTCGAAGATTTACAACATTAAGTTCGTCTCTGTTGTAA
- the LOC126630549 gene encoding dol-P-Man:Man(7)GlcNAc(2)-PP-Dol alpha-1,6-mannosyltransferase isoform X1, with the protein MASKSSNFLERHGYDLVLGSIAALYVFMAPYTKVEESFNVQAMHDILYYRNRIDNYDHLEFPGVVPRTFLGALFVSSLASPSVLAMELLHLPKVYSLLAVRLALGGIVLSTLCFFRLQVRHKFGRQVEAFFVILTAVQFHLLFYCTRPLPNILALGVVNLAYGYWLKEKYYAAINCLIFATVIFRCDILLLLGPLGLELLLTKRISLWKAFKCCSLCAVLCVGLTVIVDSIMWKRLLWPEFEVFWFNSVLNRSSEWGIHPFYWYFTSALPRSLLAAYPLFLLGVLLERRVLLFVLPALSFVLLYSKLPHKELRFIISSVPMFNLSAAIAATRIYNNRKKTFWNLLYPVMLGLLLISLGCTVISFMASNENYPSGHALKHLHQTGHLANSSNEHWVHIDTFSAMNGISRFCENNFPWRYSKEEGIPPEELHRRNFSYLINEHPAIDGFKCLFAVNGFSRVRLRTGFPPVLLVKEPKVYVHGNVRNEDVMHRIWPGC; encoded by the exons atGGCTTCCAAGTCTTCCAATTTTCTTGAGCGCCATGGTTACGATTTGGTACTTGGATCGATAGCTGCGTTGTATGTGTTTATGGCGCCCTACACTAAGGTTGAAGAAAGCTTCAATGTCCAG GCAATGCATGACATTCTGTATTATCGAAATCGCATAGATAAT TATGATCATTTGGAGTTCCCTGGAGTTGTTCCTCGCACTTTTCTGG GTGCATTGTTTGTTTCAAGTTTGGCATCTCCTTCTGTTTTAGCAATGGAACTGTTGCATTTGCCAAAGGTTTATAGTCTTTTAGCAG TTCGTTTGGCATTAGGTGGCATCGTATTATCTACATTATGCTTCTTTCGCCTTCAG GTTAGACATAAGTTTGGACGTCAAGTGgaagctttctttgtgatactaACTGCAGTTCAGTTCCACCTTTTGTTCTATTGTACTCGTCCACTTCCAAATATACTAGCTCTGGGCGTAG TCAATTTGGCGTATGGGTATTGGTTAAAGGAGAAATATTATGCAGCCATAAACTGCCTG ATTTTTGCTACGGTTATCTTTAGATGTGATATTTTGTTACTTCTTGGCCCTCTTGGCCTGGAGCTTTTGTTG ACTAAAAGAATTTCATTATGGAAGGCGTTTAAATGCTGCAGTTTGTGTGCTGTATTGTGCGTAG GCCTTACTGTTATAGTAGATTCAATTATGTGGAAAAGGTTACTGTGGCCCGAATTTGAAGTTTTCTGGTTCAACTCTGTGCTCAATAGAAGTTCAGAATGGGGT ATACATCCGTTTTACTGGTATTTCACTTCAGCACTCCCGCGGTCATTGCTTGCTGCATACCCTCTTTTTCTG CTTGGTGTCTTACTTGAGAGGAGGGTTTTGTTATTCGTTCTTCCAGCCTTGTCCTTTGTTTTACTTTACTCTAAGCTTCCCCACAAG GAGCTTCGTTTTATAATTAGCTCAGTTCCCATGTTCAACTTATCTGCTGCAATTGCTGCAACTAGAAT CTATAACAATAGGAAGAAGACTTTCTGGAACTTGCTTTATCCAGTGATGCTTGGATTATTGTTGATCAG tCTAGGGTGCACTGTCATAAGTTTCATGGCTTCCAATGAAAATTATCCCAGTGGTCATGCTTTAAAACATTTGCATCAGACTG GCCATCTTGCGAACAGTTCAAATGAACATTGGGTTCACATTGATACGTTTTCGGCCATGAATGGAATATCCCGCTTCTGTGAAAATAATTTCCCATGGAG GTATTCTAAAGAAGAAGGGATTCCTCCTGAAGAGCTACACCGCAGAAATTTCAGCTATCTTATaaa TGAACATCCTGCCATTGATGGATTCAAGTGCCTATTTGCTGTAAACGGTTTCTCCCGGGTTCGTTTGAGAACTGGATTCCCTCCCGTTTTACTG GTTAAAGAGCCCAAGGTTTATGTTCATGGAAATGTAAGAAACGAAGATGTCATGCATAGAATTTGGCCAGGCTGTTAA
- the LOC126630078 gene encoding uncharacterized protein LOC126630078: protein MEHILLLCTWVSRVWIGSLLSSQINRSSITILAEWLYVVINQNMGCKEDLNRSMEYLVFTCWFIWRARCDAIFNGVKPSPFKSNQVIITALESFKHAFSSLLLSSTIPNSLPRGMHHLALWSPPPINRIKVNVDACWKRDSLCGKIRIVARDSFSGCKAVKSVWVHVSSAGMAEALAVLEGCLLAKCLQEQEVVIESDAQGVIWSLNSPSLSCD from the coding sequence ATGGAGCATATTCTCCTTCTGTGTACATGGGTTTCCAGAGTTTGGATTGGGAGCCTTCTGAGTTCTCAGATAAATCGAAGCTCAATCACTATTTTGGCTGAGTGGTTGTATGTGGTGATAAATCAAAATATGGGTTGTAAGGAGGATCTTAATCGGTCTATGGAGTACTTGGTTTTTACTTGTTGGTTTATTTGGAGAGCCCGATGTGATGCTATTTTCAACGGTGTAAAACCTTCTCCTTTCAAATCTAATCAGGTTATCATCACTGCCTTGGAGTCTTTTAAGCATGCCTTTTCTTCCCTACTTTTGTCATCCACTATCCCAAACAGCCTTCCTAGAGGTATGCACCATCTTGCTCTTTGGTCTCCTCCCCCAATTAATAGAATTAAGGTGAATGTTGATGCATGTTGGAAGAGAGACTCCCTATGCGGGAAGATTAGGATTGTGGCTCGAGACAGTTTCTCAGGTTGTAAGGCGGTGAAGAGTGTTTGGGTGCATGTGTCTTCGGCTGGAATGGCAGAAGCACTAGCTGTTCTGGAAGGGTGCTTGTTGGCAAAATGTTTGCAAGAGCAGGAGGTGGTAATTGAGTCGGATGCACAAGGGGTTATTTGGTCCCTCAATTCTCCTTCCTTGAGTTGTGATTAG
- the LOC126630549 gene encoding dol-P-Man:Man(7)GlcNAc(2)-PP-Dol alpha-1,6-mannosyltransferase isoform X2, whose amino-acid sequence MASKSSNFLERHGYDLVLGSIAALYVFMAPYTKVEESFNVQAMHDILYYRNRIDNYDHLEFPGVVPRTFLGALFVSSLASPSVLAMELLHLPKVYSLLAVRLALGGIVLSTLCFFRLQVRHKFGRQVEAFFVILTAVQFHLLFYCTRPLPNILALGVVNLAYGYWLKEKYYAAINCLIFATVIFRCDILLLLGPLGLELLLTKRISLWKAFKCCSLCAVFSGLTVIVDSIMWKRLLWPEFEVFWFNSVLNRSSEWGIHPFYWYFTSALPRSLLAAYPLFLLGVLLERRVLLFVLPALSFVLLYSKLPHKELRFIISSVPMFNLSAAIAATRIYNNRKKTFWNLLYPVMLGLLLISLGCTVISFMASNENYPSGHALKHLHQTGHLANSSNEHWVHIDTFSAMNGISRFCENNFPWRYSKEEGIPPEELHRRNFSYLINEHPAIDGFKCLFAVNGFSRVRLRTGFPPVLLVKEPKVYVHGNVRNEDVMHRIWPGC is encoded by the exons atGGCTTCCAAGTCTTCCAATTTTCTTGAGCGCCATGGTTACGATTTGGTACTTGGATCGATAGCTGCGTTGTATGTGTTTATGGCGCCCTACACTAAGGTTGAAGAAAGCTTCAATGTCCAG GCAATGCATGACATTCTGTATTATCGAAATCGCATAGATAAT TATGATCATTTGGAGTTCCCTGGAGTTGTTCCTCGCACTTTTCTGG GTGCATTGTTTGTTTCAAGTTTGGCATCTCCTTCTGTTTTAGCAATGGAACTGTTGCATTTGCCAAAGGTTTATAGTCTTTTAGCAG TTCGTTTGGCATTAGGTGGCATCGTATTATCTACATTATGCTTCTTTCGCCTTCAG GTTAGACATAAGTTTGGACGTCAAGTGgaagctttctttgtgatactaACTGCAGTTCAGTTCCACCTTTTGTTCTATTGTACTCGTCCACTTCCAAATATACTAGCTCTGGGCGTAG TCAATTTGGCGTATGGGTATTGGTTAAAGGAGAAATATTATGCAGCCATAAACTGCCTG ATTTTTGCTACGGTTATCTTTAGATGTGATATTTTGTTACTTCTTGGCCCTCTTGGCCTGGAGCTTTTGTTG ACTAAAAGAATTTCATTATGGAAGGCGTTTAAATGCTGCAGTTTGTGTGCTGTATT TTCAGGCCTTACTGTTATAGTAGATTCAATTATGTGGAAAAGGTTACTGTGGCCCGAATTTGAAGTTTTCTGGTTCAACTCTGTGCTCAATAGAAGTTCAGAATGGGGT ATACATCCGTTTTACTGGTATTTCACTTCAGCACTCCCGCGGTCATTGCTTGCTGCATACCCTCTTTTTCTG CTTGGTGTCTTACTTGAGAGGAGGGTTTTGTTATTCGTTCTTCCAGCCTTGTCCTTTGTTTTACTTTACTCTAAGCTTCCCCACAAG GAGCTTCGTTTTATAATTAGCTCAGTTCCCATGTTCAACTTATCTGCTGCAATTGCTGCAACTAGAAT CTATAACAATAGGAAGAAGACTTTCTGGAACTTGCTTTATCCAGTGATGCTTGGATTATTGTTGATCAG tCTAGGGTGCACTGTCATAAGTTTCATGGCTTCCAATGAAAATTATCCCAGTGGTCATGCTTTAAAACATTTGCATCAGACTG GCCATCTTGCGAACAGTTCAAATGAACATTGGGTTCACATTGATACGTTTTCGGCCATGAATGGAATATCCCGCTTCTGTGAAAATAATTTCCCATGGAG GTATTCTAAAGAAGAAGGGATTCCTCCTGAAGAGCTACACCGCAGAAATTTCAGCTATCTTATaaa TGAACATCCTGCCATTGATGGATTCAAGTGCCTATTTGCTGTAAACGGTTTCTCCCGGGTTCGTTTGAGAACTGGATTCCCTCCCGTTTTACTG GTTAAAGAGCCCAAGGTTTATGTTCATGGAAATGTAAGAAACGAAGATGTCATGCATAGAATTTGGCCAGGCTGTTAA
- the LOC126630555 gene encoding probable helicase CHR10, with product MNYEQRLKAAANIILTNDARAGDARVDSEELGVKAKLKPHQVEGVSWLIRRYNLGVNVILGDEMGLGKTLQAVSLLSYLKVQKMSPGPFLVLCPLSVTDGWVTEMDTFAPKLKILRYIGDKENRRILRRTIYKHVNEQTSSTDVLSLPFDVLLTTYDIALADQDFLSQMPWSYAVIDEAQRLKNPSSVLYNVLRERYLIPRRLLMTGTPIQNNLTELWALMHFCMPSVFGKLDEFLATFKEAGDPSSGHDTTKVKEQLKSLRSILGAFMLRRTKFKLIESGDLSLPPLTEITVLAPLVSLQKKVYMSILRKELPKLLALSSGGSNHQSLQNIVIQLRKVCSHPYLFPGIEPEPYEEGEHLVQASGKLIILDQLLQKLHEYGHRVLLFAQMTHTLDILQDFLELRKYSYERLDGSIRAEERFAAIRSFSTQSTKKSLKSQADQNGAFVFMISTRAGGVGLNLVAADTVIFYEQDWNPQVDKQALQRAHRIGQMNNVLSINLVTGRTVEEVIMRRAERKLQLSHNVVGDDVMDQDGKETSGVEPSDLRSIIFGLHLFDPDEVNNGVLQMSELNTMAEKVLSVRNKQVATKDERKFELNPADVLNGNDLVVGEGSTSLSFNLGFDESLYLSWVEKFKEVSQENMDTGSRRNLLEEKRLKLEAAKKKAEEKKLSKWEELGYHSLSVEDPISPVDSDMMSDSGSVQFVYGDCTQPSKVCPSEPTIVFSCVDDSGHWGRGGMFDALSKLSASIPDAYQRASEFGDLHLGDLHLIRVYEDSDEPEMDSNPPQWVALAVVQSYNPRRKVPRSKISIPDLESCLSKASFSAAQSSASIHMPRIGYQDASDRAEWYSVERLLRKYASIYGIKIYVYYFKRSA from the exons ATGAATTACGAGCAGAGGCTCAAAGCCGCGGCGAATATCATACTTACTAATGACGCACGCGCCGGAGACGCGCGTGTCGACTCTGAAGAGCTCGGCGTCAAGGCTAAACTGAAGCCTCACCAGGTCGAAGGCGTGTCGTGGCTCATACGCCGATACAATCTCGGCGTCAACGTCATTCTCG GAGACGAG ATGGGACTGGGAAAGACGTTACAAGCTGTTTCATTACTGAGCTATTTGAAGGTTCAGAAGATGTCACCTGGACCATTTT TGGTATTGTGTCCTTTGAGTGTGACGGACGGTTGGGTCACAGAGATGGACACATTTGCTCCAAAACTAAAGATTCTTCGGTATATTGGTGATAAAGAAAATCGGCGCATTCTACGCAGGACAATCTACAAGCACGTAAATGAGCAGACCTCCTCAACTGAT GTATTGTCATTGCCTTTTGATGTCCTGTTGACAACATATGACATAGCCTTGGCAGATCAGGATTTTCTTTCTCAGATGCCCTGGAGCTATGCAGTAATTGATGAAGCGCAAAGGCTCAAAAACCCTTCCAGT GTTTTGTACAATGTCCTAAGAGAGCGCTATCTCATACCAAGACGGTTACTGATGACTGGCACACCTATCCAAAACAATCTCACTGAACTTTGGGCTTTGATGCATTTTTGTATGCCTTCAGTCTTTGGGAAGCTAGACGAGTTCCTTGCAACATTCAAGGAAGCTGGAGATCCCTCATCAG GCCATGATACAACCAAAGTCAAGGAACAACTCAAAAGCTTAAGAAGTATCTTGGGAGCTTTCATGCTCCGCCGtacaaaatttaaacttattgAGTCTGGAGATTTATCCCTGCCACCGCTTACTGAGATAACAGT GCTGGCACCATTGGTCAGCTTGCAAAAGAAGGTGTATATGTCAATATTGAGAAAGGAGCTTCCTAAGCTACTTGCACTCTCTTCCGGAGGTTCAAATCATCAGTCCTTACAGAATATT GTAATACAGCTGCGAAAAGTATGTAGCCATCCTTATCTCTTCCCTGGTATTGAGCCTGAACCGTATGAAGAGGGCGAACACCTGGTTCAG GCTAGTGGTAAGCTTATAATTTTGGATCAACTACTTCAAAAGCTACATGAGTATGGACACCGTGTGCTTCTCTTTGCACAGATGACGCATACCCTTGATATTCTGCAG GATTTTCTGGAGTTACGAAAGTATTCCTACGAGCGGCTTGATGGATCAATTCGTGCTGAGGAGCGCTTTGCTGCCATAAGAAGTTTCAGCACGcaatcaacaaaaaaaagtttgaagtCTCAAGCTGATCAAAATGGTGCTTTTGTCTTCATGATCTCTACAAGAGCTGGGGGAGTTGGCTTGAATCTTGTGGCCGCTGATACT GTTATATTCTATGAGCAAGATTGGAATCCCCAGGTTGACAAGCAAGCTCTGCAGCGGGCACACAGGATTGGTCAGATGAATAACGTACTGTCAATAAACCTAGTTACAGGACGTACGGTGGAGGAG GTTATCATGCGGAGAGCAGAGAGGAAATTGCAGCTAAGCCATAATGTTGTTGGGGACGATGTTATGGACCAGGATGGTAAAGAAACAAGTGGAGTTGAACCTAGTGACTTACGATCCATCATATTTGGGTTACATCTCTTCGATCCTGATGAAGTTAATAATGGTGTGCTTCAGATGTCAGAACTGAATACTATGGCTGAGAAGGTACTTTCAGTGCGGAATAAACAAGTAGCTACCAAGGATGAGAGGAAATTTGAGCTTAATCCAGCAGATGTTTTGAATGGAAATGATCTTGTTGTAGGAGAAGGTTCCACTTCTCTTAGTTTCAATTTGGGCTTTGATGAATCTTTATATCTCTCTTGGGTTGAAAAATTCAAGGAGGTGTCACAAGAAAATATGGATACAGGAAGCAGAAGAAATCTACTTGAGGAAAAACGTCTAAAACTTGAGGCTGCAAAGAAGAAAGCAGAGGAGAAGAAGTTGTCTAAGTGGGAAGAGCTTGGATACCATTCACTGTCTGTTGAAGACCCTATCAGCCCTGTGGATAGTGACATGATGTCTGATTCAGGTTCTGTCCAATTTGTTTATGGGGATTGTACACAACCATCAAAAGTTTGCCCCTCTGAACCTACCATTGTTTTCAG CTGTGTTGATGATTCTGGACACTGGGGTCGTGGAGGAATGTTTGATGCACTGTCCAAGCTATCTGCAAGTATCCCTGATGCGTATCAACGAGCTTCCGAATTTGGTGACCTGCATCTTGGTGATCTTCACCTTATAAGAGTTTATG AGGATTCAGATGAGCCTGAGATGGACTCGAATCCCCCTCAATGGGTGGCTTTGGCTGTTGTGCAATCTTATAATCCTAGGCGTAAAGTACCCCGCAGCAAGATTTCTATCCCTGACTTGGAAAGTTGCTTATCGAAAGCATCGTTTTCAGCTGCTCAAAGTTCTG CTTCAATCCACATGCCACGTATTGGGTATCAAGATGCATCAGATCGTGCAGAATGGTACTCCGTCGAACGCCTTCTACGAAAATATGCTTCTATTTATGGCATAAAGATATACGT GTATTATTTTAAGCGGTCCGCTTGA